The Pedobacter cryoconitis genome includes a window with the following:
- a CDS encoding metal-dependent hydrolase — protein sequence MKYTYYGQSCFLLEADGKKFLFDPFITPNALASAVDISKIEADYILVSHGHGDHVADLVLLGKQTGAVIIAMPEVAAWAEKQGLTNIHQMNYGAAKFDFGKLRMVWATHSSSMPDGSYGGNPAGFVLETGGKTIYYAGDTSLNLDMKILAELYSLDYAILPIGGNYTMDVDDALISTKYINCSNVIGVHYNTFPAIEIDTKDAVEKFKREGKVLLLPEIGETIQL from the coding sequence ATGAAATACACCTATTACGGACAATCCTGCTTTCTTTTAGAAGCTGATGGAAAGAAGTTTCTATTTGATCCATTTATTACACCCAATGCGCTGGCTTCAGCAGTTGATATTTCAAAAATTGAGGCTGATTATATTTTGGTAAGTCATGGACATGGTGACCATGTGGCCGACCTTGTTCTTTTAGGAAAACAAACCGGTGCAGTGATTATTGCAATGCCTGAGGTTGCTGCATGGGCAGAAAAACAAGGCCTGACTAATATCCACCAAATGAATTACGGTGCTGCGAAATTTGACTTTGGAAAATTACGTATGGTCTGGGCTACACATTCAAGTTCAATGCCTGATGGCAGCTATGGTGGAAATCCTGCGGGATTCGTACTGGAAACCGGGGGTAAAACAATCTATTATGCAGGTGATACTTCGTTGAATCTTGACATGAAGATTCTTGCTGAGCTATACAGTTTAGATTATGCAATACTGCCGATTGGTGGTAATTACACGATGGATGTGGATGACGCTTTAATTTCCACTAAATACATTAATTGCAGCAACGTGATCGGTGTTCATTATAACACTTTCCCGGCAATTGAGATTGATACAAAGGATGCAGTTGAGAAATTCAAGAGAGAAGGTAAAGTATTGTTGTTACCGGAAATAGGAGAAACAATTCAGCTTTAA
- a CDS encoding YbaB/EbfC family nucleoid-associated protein yields the protein MFDKLMAAQQKAEEIKKRLDTVYVQAEVESGAIKVTSTANKTITAIEIDEEFFKQADKEEVEELLLTAINKVLQQAETVNATEMQAATQDMLGGLGGMFGQ from the coding sequence ATGTTCGATAAATTAATGGCTGCTCAGCAAAAAGCTGAAGAAATAAAAAAACGTCTGGATACTGTTTACGTTCAGGCAGAAGTTGAAAGTGGTGCAATCAAAGTAACTTCAACGGCGAATAAAACAATTACAGCTATAGAAATCGATGAAGAGTTCTTTAAACAAGCTGATAAAGAAGAAGTAGAGGAACTACTTTTAACTGCAATCAATAAAGTGCTGCAACAAGCAGAAACTGTGAATGCGACCGAAATGCAAGCTGCAACCCAGGATATGCTTGGTGGCTTAGGCGGCATGTTCGGCCAATAA
- the namA gene encoding NADPH dehydrogenase NamA yields the protein MSILLSPLTIKNISLKNRIVISPMCQYSAEDGYANDWHLVHLGSRAVGGAALIIQEATAVSPIGRISPGDLGIWSDGHVPVLKRITSFIHQQGAIAGIQLAHAGRKASFDVPWNGGKQILEKDGGWKTVAPSAIPFNDHDEPPIALTGSDIEKIKADFKSATLRSIEAGYQVIELHAAHGYLFHQFFSPLSNKRTDEYGGSFENRIRLLLEVVDIVREVWTSEKPLFVRISATDWAEKGWSPEDSIQLSAILKTKDVDLIDCSSGGNIHYQEIPLFPGYQVQFSASIRKETGVLTGAVGLITEAKHAEEILQEGKADLIILARELLRDPYFPLHAAFELEDEIKWPDQYVRAKPRKKS from the coding sequence ATGTCAATTTTACTATCTCCACTAACTATAAAAAACATCAGCCTGAAAAACAGGATTGTCATTTCCCCAATGTGCCAGTATTCCGCAGAAGATGGTTACGCTAATGATTGGCATTTAGTTCATTTAGGCAGCCGTGCAGTTGGCGGAGCCGCTTTGATCATTCAGGAAGCAACTGCTGTTTCTCCGATCGGAAGAATTTCACCGGGTGATTTAGGAATCTGGTCTGATGGCCACGTTCCTGTACTCAAACGAATCACTTCTTTTATTCATCAGCAGGGCGCTATAGCTGGTATTCAGCTGGCTCACGCTGGCAGAAAGGCAAGTTTTGATGTGCCATGGAATGGTGGTAAGCAAATTCTGGAGAAAGATGGAGGATGGAAAACTGTTGCGCCGAGCGCAATCCCTTTTAATGACCATGATGAACCTCCGATCGCTTTAACCGGAAGTGATATCGAAAAAATAAAAGCCGATTTTAAATCAGCGACGCTAAGAAGTATTGAGGCAGGATATCAGGTGATAGAACTCCATGCAGCCCACGGTTATCTGTTTCACCAGTTTTTCTCTCCGCTCAGCAACAAACGTACAGATGAATATGGTGGAAGCTTTGAAAACAGGATACGTCTTTTACTGGAAGTAGTAGACATCGTACGTGAAGTATGGACTTCTGAAAAACCTTTATTTGTCCGCATTTCTGCTACTGACTGGGCTGAAAAAGGATGGTCACCTGAAGATTCAATTCAATTGTCTGCTATTCTTAAAACAAAGGACGTAGACCTGATTGACTGTTCATCTGGCGGAAATATCCACTACCAGGAAATCCCTCTTTTTCCAGGTTACCAAGTACAGTTTTCTGCTTCAATCCGGAAAGAAACAGGTGTGTTAACTGGCGCAGTTGGCTTAATTACTGAAGCAAAACACGCAGAAGAGATTCTTCAGGAAGGAAAAGCCGATCTGATTATTTTAGCGAGAGAACTCTTAAGAGATCCTTATTTCCCATTACATGCTGCTTTTGAATTGGAAGATGAAATCAAATGGCCGGATCAATATGTGCGCGCCAAACCCAGAAAAAAGAGCTAA
- a CDS encoding M28 family metallopeptidase yields the protein MKRLLFLLFLLLSFTSITSAQDLRAARKTINKLAAPDFWGRGYTKDGMAKAAVYLCDEFKKAGLKPMEGNDYRQNFSYPVNTFPGKMDVTVNGKKLIPGKDFIIEPASQGLHGLMKLEQKDSIYMNRAQRMFVVLKDKLTWSVAQKANDYTVLEINKKALTAKPDSIHVDIDNEVIPEFITSNICGVVKGTKHPDSILMLTAHYDHLGGMGEHTFFPGANDNASGIALLLNLAKYYAKNPAPYTIAFVCFAGEEPGLKGSSYFTTFPPVPLSNIRFLINVDMVGTGEKGITVVNATILPKEFSLLNKINDQYHYLSKITPRNKAANSDHYFFTEKGVPAFFIYTQGGVSAYHDVEDIPATLPLTEFADLFKLFVKFNGALMKSS from the coding sequence ATGAAAAGACTCCTTTTCCTGCTTTTTTTACTCCTTTCATTTACCTCAATAACCTCTGCACAGGATTTACGCGCAGCCAGAAAAACGATAAACAAATTGGCTGCTCCCGATTTCTGGGGAAGAGGTTATACCAAAGACGGAATGGCAAAGGCCGCGGTTTACCTTTGTGATGAATTTAAAAAGGCAGGCCTCAAACCGATGGAAGGAAATGATTACAGACAGAATTTCTCTTACCCTGTGAATACTTTTCCCGGAAAAATGGACGTAACAGTGAATGGAAAAAAGCTGATTCCTGGTAAGGATTTCATTATTGAACCTGCAAGCCAAGGCCTGCATGGTCTGATGAAACTGGAACAAAAAGACAGTATTTACATGAACCGCGCCCAGCGGATGTTTGTCGTACTTAAAGATAAGCTGACCTGGAGCGTCGCACAGAAGGCAAATGACTATACCGTTCTTGAAATCAATAAAAAAGCATTGACAGCCAAACCTGACTCCATTCACGTAGACATCGACAATGAAGTTATTCCTGAATTTATAACCAGCAATATCTGCGGCGTGGTCAAAGGGACGAAACATCCAGACTCCATACTCATGTTAACCGCTCATTACGATCATTTGGGCGGCATGGGAGAACACACATTTTTTCCGGGAGCCAATGACAATGCCAGTGGAATAGCGCTTTTATTAAACCTGGCGAAGTATTATGCCAAAAATCCAGCACCTTATACCATTGCTTTCGTTTGTTTTGCCGGTGAAGAGCCAGGACTTAAAGGTTCTTCTTACTTTACGACCTTCCCCCCTGTCCCACTATCCAATATCAGGTTCCTGATCAATGTAGATATGGTAGGAACAGGAGAAAAAGGAATTACTGTAGTGAATGCGACTATCCTTCCGAAAGAATTCTCTTTGCTGAATAAAATCAACGATCAGTATCATTACCTCAGCAAAATTACCCCCCGGAATAAAGCGGCCAACAGCGATCATTATTTCTTTACTGAAAAAGGTGTCCCAGCTTTCTTCATCTACACTCAGGGAGGCGTAAGCGCTTATCACGATGTGGAAGATATACCTGCAACACTGCCTTTAACGGAGTTTGCCGACTTATTTAAGTTATTTGTAAAATTTAATGGTGCATTGATGAAATCCTCTTAA
- a CDS encoding GNAT family N-acetyltransferase, translating into MNINDFIVQVALPEHRVFAEEICEEMAESAKARGTGIAKRSPEYVAGKMTEGKSVIAFHKDGSWAGFCYIETWSHGQFVANSGLVVSPKYRKMGLAHTIKNKIFELSRQKYPKAKIFGLTTGLAVMKINSDLGYEPVTYSELSQDEEFWKGCQSCVNFEILKSKDRKNCMCTAMLYDPATQKHDVAKKFAEELERKPKLYERFMRIKQRLVLKPKPSDDKGSLKSFLYQSVLFFK; encoded by the coding sequence ATGAATATAAACGATTTTATAGTGCAGGTTGCACTTCCTGAACATCGTGTTTTTGCAGAAGAAATCTGTGAAGAAATGGCTGAATCTGCTAAGGCACGAGGTACAGGTATCGCTAAACGCTCGCCTGAATATGTTGCAGGAAAGATGACTGAAGGTAAATCAGTTATTGCTTTCCACAAAGACGGCTCCTGGGCTGGGTTCTGTTATATTGAAACATGGAGCCATGGCCAGTTTGTGGCCAATTCAGGTTTGGTAGTCAGTCCTAAATACAGAAAAATGGGGCTTGCGCATACCATTAAAAACAAAATCTTCGAATTATCACGTCAGAAATATCCTAAAGCCAAGATCTTCGGATTAACGACAGGGCTTGCTGTGATGAAAATCAATTCCGACCTGGGTTATGAGCCTGTCACCTATTCAGAACTTTCACAAGATGAAGAATTCTGGAAAGGCTGTCAAAGCTGCGTAAACTTTGAGATTCTGAAAAGCAAAGACCGTAAAAACTGTATGTGTACAGCGATGCTTTACGATCCTGCAACGCAGAAACATGATGTAGCAAAGAAATTTGCCGAAGAGTTAGAGCGCAAACCTAAATTATACGAGCGTTTTATGCGCATTAAACAAAGATTAGTGCTAAAGCCCAAACCATCGGATGACAAAGGAAGCTTAAAATCATTCTTATACCAATCAGTCCTATTTTTTAAATAA
- the argG gene encoding argininosuccinate synthase → MKKKVVLAFSGGLDTSFCCIHLAQDRGLEVHSVIVNTGGFSDEELQEIEKRAYALGVASHAVVDETANYYEGCIKYLVFGNVLKNATYPLSVSAERVSQATAIANYVKKIGADYVAHGSTGAGNDQVRFDMIFNIIIPNVEIITPIRDLKLSREAEIEYLSKHGVEYSAEKARYSINKGLWGTSVGGKETLTSNETLPEEAWPTQVSETESRKIELTFEKGELVALDGEQLEPVKAIQKLQAIAQPYGIGRDIHVGDTIIGIKGRVGFEAAAPMVIIKAHHTLEKHTLTKWQLSWKEQLASFYGNWLHEGQFHDPIMRNIEAFLADTQSTVSGKVFVELLPYRFQIIGIESEHDLMSNKFGSYGEMNNAWSGEDVKGFSKIFGNQVMIWHKVNGNED, encoded by the coding sequence ATGAAAAAGAAAGTAGTTTTAGCTTTTAGCGGAGGTTTAGATACTTCATTTTGCTGTATTCACCTGGCACAGGACCGTGGACTGGAAGTTCATTCGGTTATTGTTAATACAGGTGGTTTTTCTGATGAAGAATTACAGGAAATCGAAAAAAGAGCTTACGCTTTAGGAGTGGCCTCTCATGCTGTAGTTGACGAGACTGCAAATTATTACGAGGGCTGCATTAAGTACCTGGTATTTGGTAATGTATTGAAAAATGCAACTTATCCGCTTTCTGTAAGTGCTGAGCGCGTAAGCCAGGCTACTGCAATAGCAAACTATGTTAAAAAAATAGGTGCTGATTATGTAGCACATGGAAGTACTGGTGCTGGTAATGATCAGGTACGTTTTGATATGATCTTTAATATTATCATTCCTAACGTAGAGATCATCACACCAATCAGAGATTTGAAATTATCCCGCGAAGCGGAAATAGAATATTTAAGTAAACACGGAGTTGAATATAGTGCTGAAAAAGCAAGATATTCTATCAACAAAGGTTTATGGGGTACATCAGTAGGAGGAAAAGAAACTTTAACTTCTAACGAGACTCTACCAGAAGAAGCATGGCCAACACAGGTTTCTGAAACTGAGAGCCGTAAAATCGAACTTACTTTTGAAAAAGGGGAATTGGTTGCCTTAGATGGTGAGCAATTAGAACCAGTCAAAGCAATCCAGAAATTACAGGCAATCGCACAGCCTTATGGTATCGGTCGTGATATCCATGTGGGAGATACAATTATTGGAATCAAAGGACGTGTAGGTTTTGAGGCAGCAGCTCCAATGGTAATTATCAAAGCACACCATACTTTAGAAAAACATACTTTAACTAAATGGCAGTTGTCATGGAAAGAGCAATTAGCTTCTTTTTATGGAAACTGGCTGCATGAAGGTCAATTCCATGATCCGATTATGCGTAATATCGAAGCTTTCCTTGCAGACACACAAAGTACTGTGAGCGGAAAAGTATTTGTAGAGTTATTGCCTTACCGATTCCAGATTATCGGTATCGAGTCTGAGCATGATCTGATGAGCAATAAATTCGGCAGCTACGGAGAAATGAACAATGCATGGAGTGGTGAGGACGTTAAAGGGTTCTCTAAAATTTTTGGTAACCAGGTTATGATCTGGCATAAAGTGAACGGAAATGAAGATTAA
- the argC gene encoding N-acetyl-gamma-glutamyl-phosphate reductase yields MKIKAGIVGGAGYTGGEMLRLLVNHDGVEIVFVHSNSNGGNLISDVHTDLLGDTDLRFTDELSSAIDVLFLCVGHGDAKKFLVANPIAAGIKIIDLSQDFRLAEAAGQDWVYGLPELNRERIQSANFIANPGCFATCIQLALLPLAAKGLLKSEVHINATTGSTGAGQSLAATSHFSWRNNNLSVYKAFEHQHLNEIGQSLLQLDDDFNQELNFIPQRGDFTRGILAAVYLESDLTAEQAQKLYEDYYSGHPFTHVSQKNIDLKQVVNTNKGLVHVEKHGNKLLIISMIDNLLKGASGQAVQNMNLMFGLDERQGLKLKAAAF; encoded by the coding sequence ATGAAGATTAAAGCAGGTATAGTTGGCGGTGCCGGGTATACCGGTGGTGAAATGCTGCGCCTGTTAGTGAATCATGATGGCGTAGAAATCGTATTTGTACACAGCAACAGTAATGGTGGAAATCTGATCTCAGACGTTCATACTGATCTTTTAGGAGATACTGACCTGCGTTTTACGGATGAACTTTCTTCTGCTATAGACGTACTTTTTTTATGCGTAGGCCATGGCGATGCAAAGAAATTCCTGGTTGCAAACCCTATTGCAGCTGGTATTAAAATAATAGACCTGAGCCAGGACTTCAGATTAGCTGAAGCTGCGGGGCAGGACTGGGTTTACGGTTTACCTGAACTAAACAGAGAACGTATTCAATCGGCAAACTTTATTGCGAATCCGGGTTGCTTTGCAACTTGTATCCAATTGGCTTTATTGCCACTGGCAGCAAAAGGTTTATTGAAAAGTGAAGTTCATATCAATGCAACAACTGGTTCAACAGGTGCAGGACAAAGCCTTGCGGCAACTTCTCATTTTAGCTGGCGTAACAATAACCTGTCTGTTTATAAGGCTTTTGAACATCAGCATCTGAATGAAATCGGACAAAGTCTTTTACAGCTGGATGATGATTTTAATCAGGAGCTGAACTTCATCCCGCAACGCGGAGACTTTACCAGAGGTATCCTTGCTGCGGTTTATCTGGAAAGCGATTTAACAGCTGAACAGGCACAAAAGCTTTATGAAGACTATTATAGCGGACATCCTTTTACACATGTCAGTCAAAAAAATATTGATCTTAAACAGGTCGTGAATACGAATAAGGGTTTGGTACATGTAGAAAAACATGGCAACAAATTATTAATAATCAGTATGATCGATAATCTGTTAAAAGGAGCAAGCGGACAGGCGGTACAGAATATGAATTTGATGTTTGGCTTAGACGAACGGCAAGGGTTGAAACTTAAAGCAGCTGCTTTTTAA
- a CDS encoding aspartate aminotransferase family protein, translated as MNLFDVYPLNDIEIVKASGSAVWDANGQEYLDLYGGHAVISIGHTHPHYVKRLTDQLNKVGFYSNSVKIPLQVELAEKLGKVSGKTDYQLFLCNSGAEANENALKLASFYNGRKKVIAFKGAFHGRTSLAVSATDNPKIIAPVNSTDNIVFLPFNDEEALKHAFEAYGEEISSVIIEGIQGVGGIKEASISFLQLIRTLCDQYNAVYIADSVQCGYGRTGLFYSHDYAGVNADVYTMAKGMGNGFPVAGISIAPKFTAWHSMLGTTFGGNHLACAAALAVLEVMEQDQLMENAAKTGDYLITELKKIEEIREVRGRGLMIGIELPEELSQVKKNLLFKQFIFTGEAKPNVIRLLPALNLTKAQADQFLENFKIAIKG; from the coding sequence ATGAACTTATTCGATGTATACCCTTTAAATGATATAGAAATTGTTAAAGCCTCTGGCAGTGCCGTATGGGACGCCAATGGGCAGGAGTACCTTGATCTTTACGGCGGACATGCCGTAATTTCTATCGGTCATACTCATCCTCACTATGTAAAACGTTTGACAGACCAGCTGAACAAAGTAGGATTTTACTCTAATTCAGTGAAAATACCTTTGCAGGTAGAGCTTGCAGAGAAACTGGGTAAAGTTTCCGGAAAGACTGATTATCAGTTATTCCTTTGTAACTCTGGTGCTGAGGCCAATGAAAATGCTTTGAAACTGGCTTCTTTCTATAATGGAAGAAAAAAAGTAATTGCTTTTAAAGGAGCTTTTCACGGCCGTACATCCCTAGCTGTTTCAGCAACGGATAACCCTAAAATTATTGCGCCAGTAAATAGTACGGATAATATCGTTTTTCTTCCCTTCAATGATGAAGAAGCCCTGAAACATGCTTTTGAAGCTTATGGAGAAGAAATCAGCTCTGTGATTATTGAAGGTATACAAGGTGTTGGTGGAATTAAAGAAGCTTCCATTAGCTTCCTTCAACTGATCCGCACATTATGTGACCAATACAATGCCGTTTATATCGCTGACAGCGTTCAATGTGGTTATGGCAGAACAGGTTTATTTTATTCTCATGATTATGCCGGGGTAAATGCCGATGTATATACCATGGCAAAAGGAATGGGAAATGGTTTTCCTGTAGCGGGAATTTCTATTGCTCCTAAATTTACAGCATGGCATTCTATGCTGGGCACTACTTTTGGCGGAAATCATTTGGCTTGCGCAGCTGCGTTAGCGGTGCTGGAAGTTATGGAACAAGATCAGCTGATGGAAAATGCAGCGAAAACAGGTGATTATTTAATCACTGAACTTAAAAAGATCGAAGAAATCCGTGAGGTAAGAGGACGTGGTTTAATGATCGGTATTGAGCTTCCTGAGGAACTTTCACAGGTTAAAAAGAACTTGCTGTTCAAGCAGTTTATCTTCACGGGAGAGGCCAAACCAAATGTGATCAGATTGTTGCCTGCGCTTAATCTGACCAAAGCACAAGCAGATCAATTTTTAGAAAACTTTAAAATTGCTATAAAAGGATGA
- a CDS encoding acetylornithine carbamoyltransferase: MNQFTSVNDVEDIGQLVKDALTLKSNPYADQQLGKNKTLGLVFLNPSLRTRLSTQKAAINLGMSVMVMNMDKEGWALETEDGVVMNGTTVEHIREAAAVMGQYCDILGLRSFPKLVNREEDYNEDFFNKFIKYCGVPVVSLESATRHPLQSLADLVTIKETWKGTTKPKVVLAWAPHIKALPQAVPNSFAEWMCKAQQEDMLDFTVVQPEGYELSEDFTPGAHITHNLQEALAGADYIYVKNWSSYKEYGKILPYPEGWMLNNELLKGTNDAKVMHCLPVRRDLELSSEVLDGPNSLVIHEAGNRLWAAQAVLKGLLQKLS, from the coding sequence ATGAACCAGTTCACTTCAGTAAACGATGTTGAAGACATCGGCCAATTAGTAAAAGATGCCCTTACTTTAAAGAGCAATCCTTATGCAGATCAGCAATTGGGGAAAAATAAGACGCTTGGTCTTGTTTTTCTGAATCCAAGTTTGCGTACCCGCTTAAGTACCCAGAAAGCAGCTATTAACTTAGGAATGAGTGTAATGGTGATGAATATGGATAAAGAAGGATGGGCACTGGAAACTGAAGACGGAGTGGTCATGAACGGAACTACTGTAGAGCATATTCGCGAAGCAGCAGCGGTAATGGGCCAATATTGTGATATCCTGGGACTTCGCTCTTTTCCAAAACTGGTGAACAGGGAGGAAGACTATAACGAAGATTTCTTTAACAAGTTTATCAAATATTGCGGTGTTCCTGTGGTAAGTTTAGAAAGTGCTACCCGTCACCCTTTACAAAGTCTGGCAGATCTGGTAACGATTAAAGAAACCTGGAAGGGAACTACTAAACCTAAAGTGGTTCTGGCCTGGGCGCCACATATCAAGGCTTTGCCACAAGCGGTTCCAAACTCTTTTGCAGAATGGATGTGTAAAGCACAGCAGGAAGATATGCTTGATTTTACGGTTGTTCAGCCAGAAGGTTACGAGCTTTCTGAAGATTTTACACCGGGTGCTCACATTACGCATAACTTGCAGGAAGCACTAGCAGGTGCAGATTATATTTATGTAAAAAACTGGTCGAGTTATAAAGAATATGGTAAAATCCTTCCTTATCCTGAAGGATGGATGCTGAACAATGAACTTTTAAAAGGGACAAATGATGCGAAAGTAATGCATTGTTTACCGGTTAGAAGGGATCTGGAACTTTCATCTGAGGTATTGGACGGGCCAAACTCTTTAGTGATCCATGAGGCGGGAAATCGCTTATGGGCTGCACAGGCAGTTTTGAAAGGTCTGTTACAAAAGCTATCTTAG
- a CDS encoding alpha/beta fold hydrolase, which translates to MKRLNLLICALCFAALSFAQQKTVDSWTDGKFITVNGAKLWVVTVGQGDPIIFIAGGPGGAHPGLRSFDPLADANHQLIYFDGFGRGKSDTAKVVSDYSLQRDIEDIEGLRKALKLNKVSLLGHSYGGLVAQGYAIKYPNNVSHLILANTFHSYVMWQENDDNSNHEIKTNYPEVWADLMKIREQGAVSSDAQHQEIYGKVPYGFLYAYNPGQFVSRGRKPYPNSMNTKLYYQMVGRDGDFYVGSDIGTFDFRKQLKDLKMPILIIGGRFDRVATPWMMVKYKEYCPQAQFVMFEKSGHNPQVEEPEKEFPIINEFLKK; encoded by the coding sequence ATGAAAAGGCTCAATCTTTTAATCTGTGCGCTTTGTTTTGCCGCACTCTCTTTTGCTCAGCAAAAAACTGTAGATAGCTGGACTGATGGTAAATTTATTACTGTCAACGGTGCTAAATTATGGGTAGTTACGGTTGGGCAGGGTGATCCAATTATTTTTATTGCTGGTGGTCCTGGTGGCGCGCATCCTGGCTTAAGAAGTTTTGATCCTTTAGCGGATGCAAATCATCAGCTGATTTATTTTGATGGGTTTGGCAGAGGAAAATCAGATACTGCGAAAGTAGTTTCAGATTATAGCCTGCAAAGAGATATTGAAGATATAGAGGGGCTAAGAAAAGCATTGAAACTCAATAAAGTGTCTCTTTTGGGGCACTCTTACGGTGGATTAGTTGCGCAGGGGTACGCCATTAAGTATCCAAATAATGTAAGTCACCTGATTCTGGCCAATACTTTTCACAGTTATGTGATGTGGCAGGAGAATGATGATAATTCTAACCATGAGATCAAAACGAATTATCCGGAAGTCTGGGCAGATCTGATGAAAATCAGGGAGCAGGGGGCTGTTTCAAGTGATGCACAGCATCAGGAGATTTATGGTAAAGTTCCTTATGGGTTTTTATACGCTTACAACCCTGGTCAGTTTGTTTCCAGAGGCAGAAAACCCTATCCAAATAGCATGAATACCAAGCTATACTATCAAATGGTAGGCAGAGATGGTGATTTTTATGTGGGAAGTGATATTGGAACTTTTGACTTCAGGAAACAGTTAAAGGATTTAAAGATGCCGATATTAATAATTGGCGGCCGGTTTGACAGAGTAGCTACGCCCTGGATGATGGTAAAGTATAAAGAATACTGTCCGCAGGCGCAGTTTGTCATGTTTGAGAAATCGGGTCATAATCCACAGGTGGAAGAGCCTGAAAAAGAATTTCCTATCATCAATGAATTCCTTAAGAAATAA
- the argB gene encoding acetylglutamate kinase, translating to MKQLTIIKIGGNVIDNSEKLHQFLVDFTALPGDKILIHGGGKIATELGASLGIEPKLVDGRRITDIETLRVVTMVYGGLINKNMVAQLQARGCNAIGLSGADGNVIKAVKRPVKEIDFGFVGDLDENSVSVTTLDSLLKSKLIPVLCAITHDGDSQLLNTNADTIASAVAVAMSSVYETRLVYCFEKKGVLRDVEDETSLVTEIKREDFERLQTEGVVSGGMIPKLHNAFEAIRQGVSAVYIGKADELPQIDTQGFGTRLID from the coding sequence ATGAAGCAGTTAACGATTATAAAAATAGGTGGAAATGTAATTGATAACTCTGAGAAGCTACATCAGTTTCTCGTTGATTTTACAGCTTTACCGGGAGATAAGATCCTGATCCATGGAGGCGGTAAGATTGCCACAGAATTAGGGGCCTCCCTGGGAATTGAACCTAAACTCGTTGATGGCAGAAGGATTACAGATATTGAGACCCTGCGTGTAGTGACGATGGTTTATGGCGGGTTGATTAATAAAAATATGGTAGCGCAATTACAAGCCAGAGGATGTAATGCGATTGGATTAAGTGGAGCAGATGGCAATGTGATTAAGGCAGTAAAACGCCCGGTCAAAGAGATAGACTTTGGTTTTGTAGGTGATCTGGATGAAAATTCTGTCTCTGTAACAACATTGGATAGTTTGCTTAAAAGTAAGCTGATCCCTGTTTTATGTGCGATTACGCATGACGGAGATAGCCAGTTACTGAATACCAATGCAGATACAATTGCTTCGGCGGTTGCTGTTGCAATGTCTTCGGTTTATGAAACACGCCTGGTTTACTGTTTTGAGAAAAAGGGTGTTTTACGTGATGTAGAGGATGAAACTTCGTTGGTAACAGAGATCAAAAGAGAAGATTTTGAACGTTTGCAGACCGAAGGGGTAGTTTCAGGAGGGATGATCCCTAAATTACATAATGCATTTGAAGCCATCAGGCAAGGGGTTAGTGCGGTCTATATTGGCAAAGCAGATGAATTACCACAGATTGATACACAGGGTTTTGGAACCCGATTAATAGATTAA